The genomic stretch GAATACCGGATATAGACCTAGCCATGCAGGAAGGATATTCCACCGCCTCCCCCGAAGTCCGGGAAATGGGATTCGGAGCAGGAATGGGTCTCCCGAATATGCAGAAAAACTGTGATAAACTAACCATCGAATCCAAAGTAAACGAGGGGACTAAAGTCACGATGACCACTTTTTTTTAATCGCCACAGGCGATTAAAAAAGCTAAAAGTTAAAGATTAAAAGCTAAAAGTAGGAAATCAAAAAGCGTTGGCCTCGCGCAGCTGGAATCTAAAATTTAAAATCTAAAATTAATCCATGGAACCGTTTTACCACGCCTTAAAAGTTGCCAGTACTGCTTGCATCGGATGCACGCACTGCATGAGCCTCTGCCCCACGCAGGCCATCCGCATTAAAGGTGGTTTGGCAACAATAAACAAAAATGCTTGCGTCGACTGCGGCAAATGCCTCAAGTCGTGTCCGCAACATGCGATATACGTGGAGCAGGACGATTTCAATCAAATATTCAATTTCAAACACCGGATCATCCTTCTCCCGACAGTTCTGTTTGGACAATTCTCGGAAGAAATCACGGAACAACAAATCTTCGCGGAACTCCATCAAATGGGGTTTACGGAAGTAATCGAGGTAGCACAAGCATCGGGCATCTTGGCAAAAGCCATACAACGCTATATGGAAAAGAATTCTTACGAGCGTCCTTTCATCTCGTCCTTCTGCCCGGCAATCGTCCGCTTAATACAGGTACGTTTTCCCTCGCTGATAGACCACATTGTCCCGTTAAAACAAGCCATGGACCTAGCAGCCATTTTCGCCCGTAAAAAATATCTCGACAAGGGGATTTCGCCGGATGAAGTCGGTATATTCTACGTCACTCCATGCGCCGCAAAAATCGCGGCAGTAAAAAGCCCGGTTGGCGACGATCAATCCAACATCGACGGAGTTATCAACTTGAATTTCATTTATAACAAAATACAACTGGGCCTCACGCAACACCGGGATCAACCCGTGGGAAGGGTAACCGAACGCACGTACCTCTCCCCCGAATCCATCGCCTGGGACTTGTCGGAAGGTGAGGCCTCTAAATTTGAAGGTCGCTGCCTGGCCATTGACGAGATCCACAACGTGATCGACATACTCGAAAAAATAGAAAATGATGAACTCACGGACATCGATTTTCTTGAACTACGAGCCTGTGACCACTCCTGCGCCGGCGGTGCGCTTGTCGTGAACAACCGATTTTTGACCATCGAACGCCTGCGCAAACGGATGCAAGCCAGCAAACACGAACAACAGCAACCCGATTTCGATGACATACAGGAATACGAATCCTACCTCTTCAAACAAGGTAAACTCCGCGAGAAAATCCCACCACGATCCATCGAACAACTCGACGAAAATATGCTTGTCGCCATGGAAAAGATGGAAAAATTAAACCGCATCATGAGCGTTCTCCCGCAAATCGACTGCGGGGCCTGCGGTGCCCCGGCCTGTCACACGCTAGCAAGGGACGTCGTTCAAGGAAAAGCAAAACTCAATCAATGCGTGTTCATGCAAAAAATCTTGTGCAACGAAGCCTTGATGACACCGGAAGAATCCCTCGAACTTTCAGAAAAAACGTGGGGATTAAAAAGATTTGGAGAATAAACAAGATAAAATATATTCACGAAAAACACAAACTACAAATTATGACAGTACAAGACATTGTTTCCCAGCTAAACCTCACGGTATGTTCCGGACAAGAAGGTTTACAACGAGAAGTTAAAGGCGGCTACACGTCCGATTTGTTAAGTGATGTCATGGGACATGCCCAAGAAGGAGATGTATGGGTCACCCTACAAACACACAAAAACGTCATGGCTATCGCCTCCTTGAAAGAAATCGCGGCCATCATTCTGGTCAAAGGACACCTCCCGGAAGAAGATACGCTGGAAGAAAGCAATAACGAAAACATCCCCATTCTCTCCAGCCCGTTACAGACTTTCGAAATCACGGGACAATTGTACAAACTACTTCACCCGTAATCACGAATTCCATGGAAATCCGGGCCGATCTACACATACACACCGTGCTGTCACCTTGCGGGGATCTTGACATGAGTCCCGCAAACATCATCGGTATGGCATTACAGAAAGGCCTGTCCCTCATCGGAATCTCCGACCATAACTCCACCCGGCAAGCCCCCGTGATCCAGCAACTGGGCGAACAACAAGGGCTACGGGTTCTTTGTGGGACGGAAGTCAACACGGCGGAAGAAGTTCACGCCCTCGCATACTTCCCCACCTTGGAACGCCTTACCGCATTCCAGCACTTCCTCGATCTCCACCTCCCGGATATAAAAAACAATCCGGACAAATTCGGTTACCAGGTTGTAGTGGATGCCGAGGAACAGATTACATACGAAGAAGAACGGCTACTGATCACGGCCCTGGATGTTGATATAAACACGATAGAACGTACTGTTCACGCACTGGATGGCATCTTCATCCCAGCCCATATTGACAAATCCCGTTTCAGTATTCTCTCGCAACTCGGATTCGTCCCCAAAGACTTGAAATGTGAGGCTCTTGAACTCAGTCCTCACACGACACGGGAACAATTTCTTCAACAAAACGCGTACTTATCCGGGTATAAATTCATCCGCTCTTCCGATGCACATTACATTGACGACATCGGTAAAGTTTTCACGATAATCTCGCTACCGGACTTGTCATTCGATTCCATCCGAACAGCTATCACCCGTTAACTTAAAACTTGCAAGACTATGTTTTTGGACACCATGTCACCGGAAGCCATTATCAAAGAGGCAAGACGCGATACTACCGCGATTCAGAACAAGAGGGATTTTTTCATCAACACGCATCGCCGGGAAATCCTGTTTGCCAAGAAATTTCCCGTATCATACCGAATCGAATGGAAATCCCCTCTCACATACAACAAATGGCACATTATCATCACGTGCAATAACAAAAAAGAACGGGAAAACCCGGACGTTCATTACTACTCCACTTACGAAACCCACTGTGGCACGGGCATTATATTTCCAGTCTACAACATAAAAACCGAAGAACTCGTTTTCAGCAGGTACACGGGACACTTTTTCAGCCGTTACCGCACACGTCATTTAATTCCCAACAATCTCCATACCCCCGGGATGGATGTAATCCGATATTACGTGGACCACAACAGCAGTTATTTTTACCCCAAACCCGATGAAGAAAAAAGATTCACGTGTTGCCTCACTGACGGTATTGCCCTAGGAATTTGCGAGAATGGTCTCGACACCTTCCGCACCTTTATATCACATGATATGCTATTCAAAATACAAGAGAGAGTCCTTCATTCCAGTATCGAATACCAACGCCTTCTCGATGCTTACATCAACGACAAACTCCCGGCCTCCTATCAAAAATACTACCTTCAAGGAAGAGTGGGAAGAATTGCAGGACCGGAACCCGCCCCAAAACTATCACTTGACGACGTGAAAGATTTATTAAAAGACAAACCTAAAATTCCCCTTTTCTCGCCACTTAACGGGAAAATTGAGCTGGAAGACTAAAAGAAAAAATCATCCCTTTAAACAACCCATTTATCGAAAGCCCGTCTATTACCTTAAGCCCATGTTTCAACAGTCACGCATTAATTCGAATTCAATAAAAATCGAATTCAAATTAATGTAAAATAGTGTTATCAAAATGCTATATTATTGTTATCATATTGTGATCCGCTCCCATTCCCCTCCCATTCCGCTCCTATTCCCCTCCTATTAAAATTAAAAAATTATTGTAATATAATAGTAACAATTAACACTAGGATAAGTCTATTATAACAATTTAATCACAGAATAATAGTTCTATCGGATAGAAATTCCCTCAGAAAATCCTCGTTACCGGGACATAACTCCACAAGATTTTTTATAGCAAAAAACGAACGTTTATTAACGTCACAAATATAGATCTTTTTTACTAAAGATCGACTATATTGCTTATTTTTTAATATTCTATCGATCAGATAGAAAGCAAAGCAAATATGAATATTATCCATTTTGTTGATGGTCAGTATTTCCGTATAATAAAACGTTCATTTTTTGACACGAAGAAAAACACCTATGGATAGTCATAACACATTGCCCATCAAAAAATTACTCGTTGCCGAAGACAATGAAAGTAATTTTCTTTTAGTCATGGCTATCTTGAAAAAAGAATACCAGATCATCCATGCCGTAGATGGAGTGGAAACCCTCCAAAAATACCGACAATACTCTCCCGACGCCATTCTCATGGATCTCAAAATGCCAAACATGGACGGATTGGAAGCTACCCGTGAAATCCGGAAATTAAACACATATATCCCCATCATCATCGTGAGCGCTTTTGCCTTCGACAGTGACAAGCAAGAAGCAAACGAAGCCGGTTGTACGGACTATCTTACGAAACCGATCGACTCTCGTTTATTAAAAGAAACTTTGAAAAAATACCTTTCCTGAAACTAAAACAAAATTCGCACGAAATAGACCTGTTTTTCGATATACGAATCACAAAAATCAACGAATTACAATACAGAATAATTTCTACATTAGAAACAATCTATATAATGCCAAGTTGATAACAAATAACTTGTACCTATTAATAAATTAATTATATTTGGAACGCTTTTCATAGTGATTGAAATCAAATCACTGGAAAAAGCAAAAAATTATAAGAATGTGTGCTTCTCATTCAAGAAAAAATAGAGTAATTAATACAGGTATTGAATGCAAACGTTATCGGACCATATCTTAGATATTGCCCAAAACTCGATACGAGCCCAAGCCTCTCGTGTTGAAATTAAACTGCAAGAGAATATAACGAAAGATTCTCTTGTTATTACGATCAGAGATAACGGGTGTGGTATGGACGAAACCACGGTTGCAAAAGTTACCGATCCTTTTTTCACGAGTAGAACCGTGCGTAAAGTCGGGCTGGGCATCCCTTTATTCAAACAGAATGCAGAGGCAACAGGAGGAACCTTGAAAATAAAATCAAAACCGGGAGAAGGTACCACAATCGAGGCAAGCTTCGGTCTTTTACACTGGGACAGACCACCCATGGGTGATATTGCCGGGAGCATCGTGATTCTCGTGTCGGCAAATCCCGAAATCAACTTTATTTACCGTCACACCACGGAGAAAGGGGAATATACGTTCGACACGAATGAAGTAAAAGAGATACTGGAGGGAGTACCTCTCAACGACCCGGAAATCGTTATAGCATTAAGACAAATGATCCGGGAAAACATAAAAGAGATTACACAAACAAGTTAACACAAAATAACCTTAATCATTTTATATGGAAAAAATCAAATCACTCGCGGACCTCAAACGCATCAAAGAAAACGTGCAGACGAAGATTGATCTTCGGGAGAAAAGTGAACAGGTTGAAAACCTGATCCAGATTAAAGTGGCTATGGCAACTTGCGGGATCGCCGCAGGTAGTAAGGACACCATGAACTACTTTATCGAGAACCTGGAGAAAAACGGGATTGCTGCCGTGGTTACACAAACCGGATGCATGGGGTACTGTTACGCGGAACCGACCGTGGAAATCACAAAACCGGGGAAAGACCCGATCGTGTTCGGACATGTAACGACCGAAAGAGCCGAAGAAATCATTCAGAAATACCTGAAGAATGACGAGCTCGTGGCCGACATCATTCCGGTAAATTTTGAAACAATCTAAAACAAAAAAAAGACAGCTAGAACAACTAATCAAAACCTTGAATCTATGAGTTATAAAATGCATATCCTCGTTTGTGGTGGAACGGGATGTAGAGCATCTGCCAGTCACCAGATTATTACCAGACTGGAAGAATGTTTAAAAGAGAAAAACCTAGAAGACGAAGTTCAGGTCATCGCAACCGGTTGTTTCGGTTTCTGTGAAAAAGGACCGATCGTGAAAGTCATGCCTGACAACACCTTCTACGTACAGGTTAAGCCGGATGACGCCGAGGAAATTGTAAATGAACATGTTATCAAAGGACGTAAAGTCGAAAGATTATTATATAAAGATCCGGAAAAGAAAGAAGCAGTAAGCGACTCGAAACACATGGGTTTCTACAAGAAACAACTGCGGATCGCCTTGCGTAACTGCGGATTCATTGACCCGGAAAATATTGAAGAATACATCGCACGTGAAGGATATTCCGCGTTAGCAAAATGTATCACCGAGATGAAACCGGAAGAAGTGATCAACGAGATCAAATTATCCGGACTTCGCGGTCGTGGAGGTGGTGGATTCCCCACCGGATTGAAATGGGAATTCGCGAGCAAATACCAGGCTGACCAGAAATACGTGGTTTGTAATGCTGACGAAGGTGACCCGGGCGCATTCATGGACCGTTCCATCATGGAAGGTGATCCACATTCGGTTATTGAAGCCATGGCCATTTGCGGATACAGTATTGGGGCTACCAAAGGGTTGGTTTACATCCGTGCCGAATACCCGCTTGCCATTCAACGCCTGAAAACAGCCATCCACCAAGCCGAAGAATTCGGTTTACTGGGTGAAAATATCTTCGGAACCGATTTCTCGTTCAATATCGAACTACGCTACGGGGCCGGAGCTTTCGTTTGTGGCGAGGAAACAGCATTGATCCACTCCATGGAAGGACACCGCGGAGAACCCACGATGAAACCACCTTTCCCGGCAGAATCAGGTTACCTGAATCGCCCGACCAACGTGAACAACGTGGAAACCCTGGCTAATATCCCGGCGATCATCATGAAGGGAGCCAATTGGTTCAACAAAATCGGAACGGAACGTTCCAAGGGAACCAAGGTATTCGCCCTTGCCGGAAAAATCAATAACGTGGGATTGATCGAGGTTCCCATGGGAACTACCCTTCGTGAAGTGATTTACGAGATTGGTGGCGGTATCAAAAACGGTAAAAAATTTAAAGCGGTACAAACCGGAGGTCCTTCCGGCGGTTGCTTGACCGAGAAACACTTGGATGTACCGATTGATTTCGATAACCTTCTGGCATCCGGTTCCATGATGGGTTCCGGTGGTATGATCGTGATGGACGAAGACGACTGTATGGTATCTGTTGCCAAATTCTATCTTGAATTCACAGTGGAAGAATCCTGCGGTAAATGTACACCTTGTCGTATCGGCAACAAACGCTTGCACGAAACCTTGGATAAAATCACGCAAGGTAAGGGAACCATGGAAGATCTTGAGACATTGAAAAACCTCAGCCGCGTGATCAAAGACACGGCCTTGTGCGGTCTGGGACAAACTTCCCCGAATCCGGTATTGTCTACCATAGATAACTTCTATGACGAATATCTCGCCCACATCAAAGACAAGAAATGCCCGGCAGGACAATGTAAGGCATTACTCATGTTCCACATTGACCCGGAACTTTGTATCGGATGTGGACTCTGTGCCCGAAACTGTCCGGTAGATGCCATCGTGGGTGAACGCAAAGAACCGCATTTCATCAACACGGCCAAATGTATCAAATGTGGCGCATGTATGGAGAAATGTAAGTTCAAAGCAGTAAGCACGAGATAATTTAGAATTTAAAATTTAGAATTGCTCAAGCAGTTGAAGAAGTTTATACTATGAATGAAAATATAACACTCAAAATAGACAATCGGGAAA from Butyricimonas virosa encodes the following:
- a CDS encoding [Fe-Fe] hydrogenase large subunit C-terminal domain-containing protein; this translates as MEPFYHALKVASTACIGCTHCMSLCPTQAIRIKGGLATINKNACVDCGKCLKSCPQHAIYVEQDDFNQIFNFKHRIILLPTVLFGQFSEEITEQQIFAELHQMGFTEVIEVAQASGILAKAIQRYMEKNSYERPFISSFCPAIVRLIQVRFPSLIDHIVPLKQAMDLAAIFARKKYLDKGISPDEVGIFYVTPCAAKIAAVKSPVGDDQSNIDGVINLNFIYNKIQLGLTQHRDQPVGRVTERTYLSPESIAWDLSEGEASKFEGRCLAIDEIHNVIDILEKIENDELTDIDFLELRACDHSCAGGALVVNNRFLTIERLRKRMQASKHEQQQPDFDDIQEYESYLFKQGKLREKIPPRSIEQLDENMLVAMEKMEKLNRIMSVLPQIDCGACGAPACHTLARDVVQGKAKLNQCVFMQKILCNEALMTPEESLELSEKTWGLKRFGE
- a CDS encoding ATP-binding protein, with product MQTLSDHILDIAQNSIRAQASRVEIKLQENITKDSLVITIRDNGCGMDETTVAKVTDPFFTSRTVRKVGLGIPLFKQNAEATGGTLKIKSKPGEGTTIEASFGLLHWDRPPMGDIAGSIVILVSANPEINFIYRHTTEKGEYTFDTNEVKEILEGVPLNDPEIVIALRQMIRENIKEITQTS
- a CDS encoding DRTGG domain-containing protein; translated protein: MTVQDIVSQLNLTVCSGQEGLQREVKGGYTSDLLSDVMGHAQEGDVWVTLQTHKNVMAIASLKEIAAIILVKGHLPEEDTLEESNNENIPILSSPLQTFEITGQLYKLLHP
- a CDS encoding (2Fe-2S) ferredoxin domain-containing protein, producing the protein MEKIKSLADLKRIKENVQTKIDLREKSEQVENLIQIKVAMATCGIAAGSKDTMNYFIENLEKNGIAAVVTQTGCMGYCYAEPTVEITKPGKDPIVFGHVTTERAEEIIQKYLKNDELVADIIPVNFETI
- a CDS encoding response regulator is translated as MTRRKTPMDSHNTLPIKKLLVAEDNESNFLLVMAILKKEYQIIHAVDGVETLQKYRQYSPDAILMDLKMPNMDGLEATREIRKLNTYIPIIIVSAFAFDSDKQEANEAGCTDYLTKPIDSRLLKETLKKYLS
- a CDS encoding NADH-quinone oxidoreductase subunit NuoF encodes the protein MSYKMHILVCGGTGCRASASHQIITRLEECLKEKNLEDEVQVIATGCFGFCEKGPIVKVMPDNTFYVQVKPDDAEEIVNEHVIKGRKVERLLYKDPEKKEAVSDSKHMGFYKKQLRIALRNCGFIDPENIEEYIAREGYSALAKCITEMKPEEVINEIKLSGLRGRGGGGFPTGLKWEFASKYQADQKYVVCNADEGDPGAFMDRSIMEGDPHSVIEAMAICGYSIGATKGLVYIRAEYPLAIQRLKTAIHQAEEFGLLGENIFGTDFSFNIELRYGAGAFVCGEETALIHSMEGHRGEPTMKPPFPAESGYLNRPTNVNNVETLANIPAIIMKGANWFNKIGTERSKGTKVFALAGKINNVGLIEVPMGTTLREVIYEIGGGIKNGKKFKAVQTGGPSGGCLTEKHLDVPIDFDNLLASGSMMGSGGMIVMDEDDCMVSVAKFYLEFTVEESCGKCTPCRIGNKRLHETLDKITQGKGTMEDLETLKNLSRVIKDTALCGLGQTSPNPVLSTIDNFYDEYLAHIKDKKCPAGQCKALLMFHIDPELCIGCGLCARNCPVDAIVGERKEPHFINTAKCIKCGACMEKCKFKAVSTR
- a CDS encoding PHP domain-containing protein gives rise to the protein MEIRADLHIHTVLSPCGDLDMSPANIIGMALQKGLSLIGISDHNSTRQAPVIQQLGEQQGLRVLCGTEVNTAEEVHALAYFPTLERLTAFQHFLDLHLPDIKNNPDKFGYQVVVDAEEQITYEEERLLITALDVDINTIERTVHALDGIFIPAHIDKSRFSILSQLGFVPKDLKCEALELSPHTTREQFLQQNAYLSGYKFIRSSDAHYIDDIGKVFTIISLPDLSFDSIRTAITR